One genomic region from Mytilus trossulus isolate FHL-02 chromosome 9, PNRI_Mtr1.1.1.hap1, whole genome shotgun sequence encodes:
- the LOC134685611 gene encoding uncharacterized protein LOC134685611, with translation MLPSMLLILACGIGIILKTLHDHYKCLSKLRARRKIQIEDELQWMSDGPDIMFYQGIIQVKKNRNTKKAFLSPFDQEVMESMKTFKHSTTEFIQISIPALATMIIGPLMILMYHSTTEFFWSLTEFPTMPNINQCVSCFLTPAGLVYALSFGFAFQQALAKQNDVLNKMTTEISFLDQIATLTCKVNFKTNGIRANIYRALKSEAIYMMTLVQNRKVTSFNSKPDCDISIDIWNLLDLLRETNRTTEHYVDSIMVRYIIDYTSILNSVCSDQIGILHSKINWLLWTFLVTLGFFSLYGVIMIQAFSYKMELMLCTLTLFSIGMLCYIVADLDSPFTGIFRIDLSILIDVIRRIEIMCTLEESGRTDLVYYPDSSYFNNTE, from the exons ATGTTACCATCCATGCTACTCATATTAGCTTGTGGAATTg gTATCATCCTTAAAACTCTACATGACCATTACAAGTGCCTAAGTAAGTTGCGTGCAAGGAGAAAAATTCAAATCGAGGACGAGCTTCAATGGATGAGTGATGGCCCTGATATCATGTTCTACCAAGGAATCATTCAGGTCAAAAAGAACAGAAATACCAAAAAGGCATTCCTATCGCCCTTTGATCAAGAGGTCATGGAATCTATGAAAACTTTCAAACACTCGACAACAGAGTTCATTCAAATAAGTATACCAGCCTTAGCTACGATGATAATTGGTCCTTTAATGATACTTATGTACCATTCAACGACAGAATTTTTCTGGTCTTTAACAGAATTTCCGACAATGCCAAATATCAACCAATGTGTCTCTTGCTTTTTGACTCCAGCAGGGCTTGTGTATGCTTTGTCTTTCGGTTTTGCATTCCAGCAAGCTCTTGCAAAGCAAAATGatgtattaaacaaaatgaCCACCGAAATAAGTTTTTTGGATCAAATAGCAACTCTGACTTGTAAGGTTAACTTTAAGACAAACGGAATACGTGCAAACATTTACCGGGCTTTAAAATCTGAAGCTATATACATGATGACATTGGTTCAAAACAGAAAAGTAACCAGCTTCAACAGTAAACCAGATTGTGATATATCAA TTGATATATGGAATTTGCTAGATCTACTGAGAGAGACCAATAGAACAACCGAACATTATGTCGATAGTATTATGGTTCGATACATCATCGATTATACATCGATTCTCAATAGTGTGTGTTCCGATCAGATCGGTATATTACACTCCAAAATTAATTGGTTATT ATGGACTTTTCTTGTAACTCTTGGATTTTTCTCACTATATGGTGTCATAATGATACAAGCCTTCTCCTATAAGATGGAGCTCATGCTGTGTACGCTGACATTGTTTTCTATTGGCATGCTGTGTTATATTGTAGCGGACTTAGATTCTCCATTTACGGGTATATTTCGTATCGATTTGTCTATTCTGATAGATGTTATTCGACGCATTGAAATAATGTGCACATTAGAGGAATCAGGGCGAACAGATCTTGTTTATTATCCAGACAGTTCTTATTTTAACAACACTGAATAA
- the LOC134685610 gene encoding uncharacterized protein LOC134685610, whose amino-acid sequence MAITEKHLLWLILGFLVLQWLCVILPTMFLTRMPNEIVENQNLIVLFDKENINKERVVDDKDTIISIVDEYLQHNEKRNARKTEVLNTLGITDCMGCKKFDFKTLLNTGRCLYMPDNKLQILILIMSTPTNVIQRNTIRNTYLTNLNKKPLKHVFVLGKTENPRMEAYIKQESDFYNDIVKFDFFDSYENLTIKSVMAFKWAVWNCEHARFVLKVDDDVWINTDALLRASESSSFINYIGGFCYNGAEPVRETQHKHFVSEQEYQGEKFPPYCNGPSYIMTMQTTEDVSIVADYLPFLHIEDVFIGICMQTLNYTVTHNPKFHRNEGYRHECYYKSDDVFTYHQIPLPFFDIIQRNKCNGRQNFTEISLVDLSQQYQLININFADFSKRPKCDKCFNFQHVVTISNNVCELGKFHLFVLIFSSPSNINRRLTIRNTYLKPFRRQNPHLRFLFVMGNSNDMRENTMMKEENKQFHDILKFNFSDTYLNLTLKTLNGFNWISQKCRNAKYVLKIDDDVWLNAPELLKSLQTNVPFQHVGGECHFNGQPIRHPASKYYISPKTYPYSNFPAFCAGPSYILRRNVINDIVQIAQDVPFFQLEDVYIGMCLYHLGYKVTYLPTFNTYTKFQFDCWFKSDKVQTFHSVSSDFMSQIWRTDCSKYSHELWKQGIQGKKMGTFKKFRQLDTGFRKDVKHEKINSMESVRKYIQNELVPKIKNDEYQKKNST is encoded by the coding sequence atggCCATTACTGAAAAACACTTATTATGGCTGATTTTAGGCTTTCTTGTGTTACAATGGCTGTGTGTCATCTTACCGACTATGTTTTTAACAAGGATGCCAAATGAAATTgtagaaaatcaaaatttgattgTCTTATTTGACAAGGAAAACATCAATAAAGAACGAGTAGTGGACGATAAGGACACCATTATTTCCATTGTTGACGAATATTTACAACACAACGAAAAAAGGAATGCTCGTAAAACGGAAGTGTTGAATACTTTAGGAATCACCGATTGTATGGGCTGTAAGAAGTTTGATTTCAAAACACTGTTGAATACGGGAAGATGTCTTTACATGCCAGACAACAAACTTCAGATATTAATTCTGATTATGAGTACACCTACAAATGTAATACAGCGTAATACTATCCGGAATACATATCTTACTAATCTAAACAAGAAACCTTTAAAACATGTGTTTGTGCTTGGTAAAACGGAGAATCCAAGGATGGAAGCATATATTAAGCAAGAAagtgatttttataatgacattGTGAAATTTGATTTCTTCGACAGTTACGAGAACTTAACGATCAAATCGGTAATGGCATTCAAATGGGCAGTATGGAATTGTGAGCATGCGCGTTTTGTTCTGAAAGTTGACGATGACGTTTGGATAAATACAGATGCTTTATTACGCGCATCTGAATCATCTTCATTCATCAATTATATAGGAGGATTTTGTTACAACGGTGCTGAACCGGTGAGAGAAACACAACACAAACATTTTGTATCCGAGCAAGAATACCAAGGTGAAAAATTCCCGCCATATTGTAACGGTCCATCTTATATAATGACTATGCAAACAACAGAAGACGTTAGTATTGTGGCGGATTATCTACCTTTTCTACACATAGAAGACGTTTTTATAGGTATATGTATGCAGACATTGAATTATACCGTTACACATAACCCAAAATTCCATAGAAATGAGGGGTACAGACATGAATGTTACTACAAATCTGATGACGTGTTTACTTACCATCAAATACCGCTGCCTTTCTTTGATATTATACAGAGAAACAAGTGCAACGGACGACAAAACTTTACTGAAATATCTCTTGTAGACCTATCACAACAGTACCAGttgataaacataaattttgcAGACTTTTCTAAAAGGCCGAAATGTGACAAATGTTTCAACTTCCAACATGTCGTTACCATCAGTAACAATGTTTGTGAACTTGGAAAGTTTCACCTATTTGTACTAATATTTTCTTCACCTTCAAACATTAATAGAAGATTAACTATAAGGAATACTTATCTCAAACCATTCAGACGTCAGAATCCCCATCtgcgttttttgtttgttatggGGAACAGCAACGATATGAGAGAAAATACTATGATGAAGgaggaaaataaacaatttcatgatattttaaaattcaatttttcagatacaTATCTGAATTTGACTTTAAAGACTTTAAATGGCTTTAACTGGATATCTCAAAAGTGCAGAAATGCAAAAtacgttctaaaaatagatgACGATGTCTGGCTTAATGCACCGGAGTTGTTGAAATCACTACAAACTAATGTCCCCTTTCAGCATGTCGGAGGAGAATGTCATTTCAACGGGCAACCTATACGACACCCAGCaagtaaatattatatatcacCCAAAACTTATCCATATTCTAATTTCCCAGCTTTTTGTGCAGGACCTTCTTACATATTGCGACGAAATGTCATCAACGATATTGTACAAATAGCGCAAGATGTGCCGTTTTTCCAGTTAGAAGATGTTTATATCGGGATGTGTCTATATCATCTCGGATATAAAGTGACATACCTTCCTACTTTTAACACGTATACAAAATTTCAGTTTGATTGTTGGTTTAAATCGGATAAAGTTCAAACGTTTCATTCGGTCTCATCAGATTTTATGTCACAAATTTGGAGAACGGATTGTTCAAAATATTCTCACGAATTGTGGAAACAAGGAATTCAAGGTAAAAAAATGGGTACATTCAAAAAATTTCGTCAACTTGACACTGGATTCAGAAAAGATGTCAAACACGAAAAGATTAACTCAATGGAGAGTgttagaaaatatatacaaaatgaacTGGttcctaaaataaaaaatgatgaatatcaaaagaaaaatagtacATAG
- the LOC134685612 gene encoding uncharacterized protein LOC134685612 translates to MKLAIIVVVLFLGTATGYSLNHVRNQEEPMVHQKENVAKRADSCKGNDVMQPVACHGMDSTMNICTNPNPVYSQLRDMCCNFCAGKETREIVSLLKKMLAEDETKE, encoded by the exons atgaagcTGGCTATTATTGTAGTGGTTCTTTTTCTCGGTACAGCGACAGGGTATTCATTGAATCATGTAAGAAATCAAGAGGAACCCATGGTACACCAAAAGGAAAATGTCGCTAAAAGGGCTG ATTCCTGTAAGGGTAATGATGTGATGCAGCCAGTTGCCTGCCATGGTATGGATTCAACCATGAATATTTGCACTAATCCAAATCCAGTCTATTCACAACTTCGTGACATGTGCTGCAATTTCTGTGCTGGAAAAG AAACAAGGGAGATTGTTTCCTTGTTGAAAAAGATGTTAGCTGAGGATGAgacaaaagaataa